From the Lathyrus oleraceus cultivar Zhongwan6 chromosome 4, CAAS_Psat_ZW6_1.0, whole genome shotgun sequence genome, one window contains:
- the LOC127075683 gene encoding uncharacterized protein LOC127075683: MGLFRTVVKEAWEKTFLFTKFLCFLHVTDNYLVDPVKIYGPSMLPAIDLNPSIFLAERITPRSGKVTHRDIVVFRSPQNPRRTVTKRVIGLEGDTITYVSNPENNDNDKHETAVVPKGHVWVQGDNKYNSTDSRHFGPIPYGLIESKIFWKLKILDRFGENDSELSIMLKIFYGQRQTMVQEYAVQAVHHSPAEGFVAHNVEYFTRKANFCFRSLSRCHANNGTQSLSQNMKGENMSVVLNFNLNFILCYFNDIETITIALRRKCGILV; the protein is encoded by the exons ATGGGGCTATTTAGGACTGTTGTTAAAGAAGCTTGGGAGAAAACATTCTTATTTACAAAGTTCTTATGCTTTTTACATGTTACCGACAACTATCTGGTTGACCCTGTTAAG ATCTACGGTCCTAGCATGCTTCCTGCAATCGATTTGAATCCAAGCATCTTTCTTGCTGAAAGGATAACACCTCGATCTGGTAAAGTTACTCACAGAGATATTGTAGTCTTCCGCTCACCTCAAAACCCTAGAAGAACTGTCACAAAGCGTGTGATTGGATTAGAGGGCGATACCATTACATACGTCTCTAATCCCGAAAACAACGATAACGATAAGCATGAGACAGCTGTG GTTCCAAAGGGCCACGTTTGGGTACAGGGGGATAACAAATATAATAGCACCGATTCTAGACATTTTGGTCCAATTCCTTATGGCCTTATTGAGAGTAAGATATTCTGGAAG TTGAAGATTTTGGATCGTTTTGGAGAAAATGATTCGGAGCTCTCAATCAT GCTCAAAATATTTTATGGCCAAAGGCAAACTATGGTGCAAG AATATGCCGTTCAGGCAGTGCACCATTCACCGGCAGAAGGCTTTGTCGCTCAT AACGTGGAATACTTCACACGAAAGGCCAACTTTTGCTTCAGGAGCCTATCAAG ATGTCATGCCAACAATGGGACACAGTCTTTGTCCCAAAACATGAAAGGAGAAAACATGAGCGTCGTGCTGAACTTTAATCTCAATTTTATACTTTGTTACTTCAACGACATTGAGACCATTACGATTGCATTGAGAAGGAAGTGTGGGATTCTTGTTTGA